A segment of the Zonotrichia albicollis isolate bZonAlb1 chromosome Z, bZonAlb1.hap1, whole genome shotgun sequence genome:
ATCATACATTTGGGCATTGCTCTGAAGAATTCAAGCTATTAAAGCATGAGAGAGAGAAGTAAAACTaccaggacaaaaaaaaaaaaaaatacagggaCAAACACTGTGCAAAAGCACATTGAGCTACGTAGAGAGTATTTTCCATGAGAAACAGAAAGGCAGCTAAGTGATAGCAAGCTTTATAAGCTTTCTTTAAAAGACACAAAATAGGTTAATTTAACTGTGAAAGAAAGCATAGAAGAAAACTGTTTATTGACAAAGTAGGGGAGGACAACTTTGGTAGTTTGGCGATACAGAAGTTTGCAAACTGGTCAAAAATCACTCTAAGAACAAACAAAGTAAACTTAGGTGGGCTGACGGATGCCAGCAGTGACAAGTCCACCCGGAGGGCACAGGATGGAGACGGGAAAGGCCCAACAATAATGCGCGATTCTCGGCGACGTGAGCCGAGCAGACCGAGCTGCTCCCCGCCCACACCGGGAAGGCGGTACCGGCAGCTTCCCAGAGCAGTCGGGCGCTACTGACCGGCCCCTCAGGAGGCGCGGGGCCGACACGCTCCGCAGCCCCCGCCGCGTAGCTGCGGCCCCCGCGCCCACACGCCCGCTCACCGCCCTCACCGCACGGTCCGGATCACGAAGTAGACGATGAGGGCGGCGCTGGCCAGAACCAGCACGGACAGGGCGCGCTGGGTCATGGGCTGGCCCTGCTCGGGCGGCGCCGACACCTCGGccaggcggctgctgctgctactaCTGTTGCTGCTGCTCCGCGTGGAGGCCCCGCCGGCCGCCTCCGTTGAGCGTGGGGAAGCGGTGGCGGCGTCCCGGGGGCGAGGGGCCGCAGCCTCCGCGCAGCGGGcggcctccagcagcaccagcaacaCCAGCAGCGGCCCCACCAAGAGCTGCGGTAGCGCCGGCGACCGCATCTCCCCCTGCCTCCCGCCCACTACGGCCGCGCAGTGCGGCTGGGCCCTGCCGCCGTCAGTGAGGCCGCCGGAAGCGGAAGCTTCTCCATTCCCTCTCCGTGTCGCCACATTTCTTTCGTGGGTCCCCCTCTTTTTCTCTGGATGGTCAGTCGCGCTTGGGGGCGAGTGAGGGGCTATTTGGAATGTAACAAATTTAAGGCGGGAtagtttttttttaaccagtCCTCTGTTTTACCCTGATTCTATGTTCAAAAGAACAGAAATTTTATAACTGACTTTAGTGAAAGCAGAAATGTTAAAGAAACTTCCCAGTGTGACCATTTACGAGACTCCCTGGCAGCCACTTCCCAATGTCGCCTTCACATGGGCGGCTCCAGTGGCCCGATGTGTCCTCGCTTATCTCCTCGCATGCCCCACTTACGCAATCAGACTGGATTTCCCACAGCAGTCTCAGGTGTCTTGTTTGTTGACGTGCAGGACCTGGTCCTCCGATACTACCGAGCTACCTGCAGCAGACATATTCCTCAAcaataaagcaaaaagcagGTTTGGAAAGTGTCCTGAAAACTCTTAATTTTTGCTTCAGCTGTGTTCAGTGGTGGAAAGATCAGGAAAGGTCTAGACGGACCACAACTGAAGGTGATGGAGCAGTCAGTGTATTACAAAGGCAATGAACATGGATGTCAAGACCCTGACTTAGGGTGATGCTACAGAGTAACTCTCCATGAATTTTATTGCTCTTGTGTCTCATTGTTCCTCAACTAAACGCTGTCCCAATAGAATAGAATCCTTTAGCTGCTAGAATGCATTGTAAGATTCTTTTTATTGGCTTGTTTGGTTTGTTACTGTATACTTCAGCAAAGATTTCAGGGGTATAGTGTGCCTACAGAATAAGAACTCTATATTGGTGGTCAGCTCTTTGGCATTTGTCATGATGTGAATGGGAATGTATAAAATGCCAGAGTAGCAAAGAAGCCTTGTGCAGATATATATCTGCAATTGAAGTAACGGGCAACAACCAGATTTTGTTCAGATGCAGACTCATTATCCCAGTGGCCTTAAACTTAACTGTGTATCAATTATATTGGGTTATATAAAATCACATACAGATACTGTGAAAATAGTGATTAGTTTACTTATTTACAAGTTAACAAGTTTAGCATTGCATTAACTGAGAAAACAGATTCACGGTCTTGTGTCGCACAATTAGTGTGAATTTGGAAAGCGTAAAACTGATTTAAGTAGTATGTGAGACATTAAACTATCACATGTCTCCCCCTTGAAAAATGGCAGACCTTTAATGGGAATAATGTTTCAGATTATATGAACAACAAATTTTGCTGAAGGTGCCGTAGGGATGGAACATGTGAATAAGCTTCTGTGATAGCTTTTTACAAGGTTTATGACTTCAACAGAGCTTGACTGATTCAGGTCTTCCTACTGCCAATATGTATCACCCTGCTTCTATCCTATTAATTACCGTGAGATATATTTTCTCTTGACAAGTCCAAGCAACTTATTTGCAGCACAGGGACAAACAACAGAGAAAAGTGTTACATTCAAAAGAAATATTCTTCTTAGAAAGACAGTCACTGATGTTAAATTGTCCTATAGAAATGTCCTTGATGCATGGACTGTGTAAAGTCTAACAGTGCTGGGTTGCTCACTTAGGATGATACAATGAAATACAGTGTTGTAAACTGCATGTTAGATGCAAAGCAttaggggaaaagaaaagaggatTGCCTTGGTCAGTAAAAATTATGGCAGGGCAATATTAGTGTTTTAAAATGCCTTCTTGGCAAAACCATCGTCCTTAAAACCAAGAGTTCTAGTGGGGAAAGTTgttttttgaagattttttttccccaaatcagAAGCTAGTGCTCTTAATAATCAGATTAAGATAGCCTTTGAGTTTTCAGATAGAAACTATAAAAGTAGAGCAATTTATGTTctttattttgaaacaaaaagaaTTAATGAAGTCCTTGAATATTTAATTGTTTCTTTAATCtgggggaggggtggaggtTGTTTAATTGTTGAAATGCATAGATTTATTCAGTATTCAAGTCAGGTATTAATACAAAACACTTGTATCCAAAaaatttgaatgcaaaaattgcTTCAAGAGAGCTATAAGAGAATTTTTTTCATGAAGTGTAACGTAACTTCAAACCTGTGTGTAAAAACGAGCAATCATTTTTAGATATTTTTAGAATTCCGGACTATTAGTAATTGTCTAACTTATTGGTTAGAGACAAAGTAATGaaatagaatttttaaaaattgtgatGTTCTGTGATCGTTATAGTATACAGCATGTGTCTTAGGGTTATAGTTCCCCATTCTGTGTTAAAATGTAGAACCTTTTTCACTTACAAAAGGAATATGAAACTTTCTTGTCTTACACGTAAACGGAATAATTTGAGTGCCAGTGAAAGACCTTGAAACAGTTAGACAGTTACATTGTCCgttattaaaaataatggaGCTTACTTGAGTTTTACTTtgagaaaagtaaaaaagtaaaaaaaaccttcctttttttttttttttcacttccatcAAACAGACCTTCCAGATTAATTGGAAGAGCACATAAATTACTTTAcacaattatttattatttgagTGTCAAGAATGTCTGAGGTCTTCTCATCAGAAAATGAAACAGTACTTTGGAGAAAGACACTTAAGAGCTCtgtatattttccatttttcttgtttAACTAGTTGAACTAAAATGTCATTTTATGGTTCCTGATACTTGTAGCACCAAAGAGCAACACAtctatttccttttctctcatCACTATAATTCTGTCTATATCGTAGAATATTCTGTGTTGGAAAGAGCCTACAAGGATCATTAGGTCCGGTTCTTAAGTGAAAGGTCCGTATGAGCATCAAACCCACAACCTTGGTATTTGCTAACACCACTCTCAATTGCAAGTTGTTTGTTTTCATCCTTTATGAAGTCCTTGTGGAATGACTTTCCAATGATTTTGAGAAATGAAGACATTAGAGGTGAGTGCACTTTTCTGCTCTATAGGAGGTTATCAAGGACCATGCTGCCTGCTGCCCCTGTAAGCCATATTAAGCCCTTAAACCCTGAAACTATCCAGTTCTTTAGGTCTCTAAATCATGTTCTATTCTCTATTACTTATGCTGTCTGAGGACATCTTTGTCCAAATGTAtcttgtgaaaaacaccaatcactggttttaaaattttaaactttaatagtaataaaatggttattaaaACAGTAATAACAATTAGAGCAATATGAGCAAACTCAATGCACAAAGTTAAGAcaataaaggacaataaaaaaggaaagaattaaGCATGTCTGGATGCTTCATGGGCATTAAGCCCCCAAAAAGCATACCTGCTAACAAAGGGTTAAAAAGCAGCAGCCTGTTGTATATTcctatatctcatacatgaagCCAACATTCCTTTTGAACtagggatttttctgtttattttcaacTTCTTCCCCCTTCCTCTTGTAAATCATTGTTTGATTCCTCACAGTCTGGAAGGAGGTGGAAAGAGTGGTTCTTCCTGATAaagaggcaataattcttctctgggattttaGTGTCTTGTTGCTGTTATCTCTGTGTGAAGAATTTCTCGAGGAGGTGGAAAGAGTGGTTCTTCCTGATAaagaggcaataattcttctctgggattttaGTGTCTTGTTGCTGTTATCTCTGTGTGAAGAATTTCTCGATTATCTTATCTGTTCCTTGAGCTAGTTACAAAAAGTATTTTACatcacatagtttctattttaatattggGTTATAGCCTAAAACTgtatttaccacactacttgAAAAGGATTAATACAGTACTACAAATTAATACAACATAGCACATTTAGTATtccttttaatatttgcaaagagccaATCATATGATATATATTTTTCACATATCTATAGTTACCCTTGTAGAGATCAGAAGTCTTTTTGAGTAATCATTTAAAAAACCTCAGTCAAGTACTTTTCTGTTTAATGACTCTTCCCCTGATGATATGCAAACTAGCTGTAGACTGTTGCAAAACTGCACAGTATGCTCTGCAAAGAATTTACAACTATACTTTGTAAACTTTTCTaagaaaaaatttgttttatatttaaaatgaataaataatatatttatgtatttattatattattactacaatattatattatatttatataatatatttaaaatgaataaaaattcattttatatTTGTCTATGATTGATACTTGACTGCTTTTGAGAATGCAGCTGAGTGCCTTTTTAGATAGGTGCCTTTAAAAAATAGCCTAAGCTATTTAGGTCTACATAATTGTTATTTGAAATGTCTTCATTTGCTCTGCACAAAACTAATTGAGctattttatttaaagaaaacttTGTGAAAAAGATAGTATGATTTCCTGAACATGAAAGTGGTATCTACAATGTGAAGGTAAGAAATACTTTGAAAGCTGAAAAATACTGCCTAAAACCAGGTTTTGAATGGAATTCTGATGCTGCACATAGGTGTACCCCAGAGGAGATATGGAATGGCACATCCTATACCTATGCAGTTACAGAGCCAGGGACTTCTATTCTAGTCTAGTCTAGTCTAGTCTAGTCTAGTCTAGTCTAGTCTATTCTTTGTCCTTTTCATGGTATTCCTACACAAAATGCTTATCATAAATAAAATAGTTTATTATATTTCTCTGTAAGTTTTTGCCAAAATGCCTTGAAGGCACTAAGAAATCCCATAATGTTTCGcattattttttcatgtttgtcTATTATCTTTTGGTCTTGTGGTACCAAAGGGCTCTGACAGTGCCAGGATCAATTACCTGTGCCCAAGAACATGAAATAATTAAGAGAGAGGCAAAACATgctacttaaaaaaacccccgaAACtttatgctttttattttaagtaATAAACATAGATTTAAggtaataaataataaacatatattttagatttattattttaagatatttAAATAACAAACAGATTTTAAACAATAAACATAGATTTATTAACACATAAATTAGTGTTCTTTTAGGAatagaattttggggtgaaacttGCTAGTAAAAGCAGTgcaattttttttgcattttaaggAGAGGAACAATAAGAATTAACaataaatttttctctttttattgtGCTTTTGTAAAATTGAGCTGCCCAATAGAGTCTGCTTTAATTATAACAGCTAGTTGCTGAAGGCAGACAAGCTACTTTAATTGGTTTCAAAGAAGGAATAATTTTATATTGGCACTGAACACAGCTCGATAGAAATTTTCTAACACAGTTTTAAGTATTAGAAAGCATGCATTCTTTAAGACAACTTGCTGGACACAAGGAACATTTTCTTCTAGTCTTGTGTAACCAAAGACAGGCAAGTCAGGCTTTTTGTTACACATATTGTTTACATATTTATCAGGTATCTATTGTAGAAACAGGCAATCCCCAGCCagggaataatgtgctttgactccatgattcagaaAAGCTgaacaaatgctttattaagctatACTATATGACACTAATACTTTACAAAATTACATACTAAAGatatactatactaaaaggacACTATATTAAAAAGATACTAGAGAATACTATACTAACGAAAAATCCATGACCGTCTGCAGACAGTCACAACACAGCTTTGACCCAACTGGCCAAGGAATCAAGACAACTTTCACCGGTGTCCAATAACCAAATCACTTtaggtaaacaatctccataacacattccacatgtacAAAACAACAGGCACAATGAATAAaggtaagaattgttttctcttcttctctgagGTTCTCGCTGCCTTCctcaggaaaaatcctgggagagagaattatgtctctcCCTGTTCAGAGATTGTGAATACCACACGTATCCTTGCTTGCTAGATTTATATTTGTTGCCCTGTTTTGCATAGTTCCATCCCTATCTGAAGTCCTTATTTGATCCTCAGGGGTCTCTTTCAGGGTCTCTGGCAATGTTTGATGACCAAATTATGGTGTCTGCTGGTTGACCACTAGTTCTGAGCAAGCACAGTTTGTTTCCAGCAATTTGCAAGGCTGTTTTTATCTATCTGTGctcccagagctcagcccaCATCCCCGGAACTTCTCCAAGATTGTTCTGCAATGTGAACAGCATTCTGTTACTTATTAGGCCATGGGATGTAGCAATGTACCATTTCCCTTATCAATAtacaacaaaattttaaaaaagtggCTTATGGCACCAATAAATTTACTTAAGGATTTTCAAATTACTTCTTGATACTGGTCCAAGATAATGCTTCTTTGGCAAGTTTTCCTCTACAATGGTATCTTTTGGTATTCcaatgaacattttttttttcattattctcGTATTTATCTTCAGATTTAACAGCTTCCAAGACAATCTAGACTATCTACCTACAGAGGAAAGCCCGAAGGAGTCCCAGCTTGTATCATGCATTATAGGTGCCCTTCTTTCATGTTCCCatgcttcttttattttaacTGAATTGATCCAAATCTGTGATACCTTCATGTTTTGAGCCTGTGGACCATTGCAGTCTCTTCCTCTTTCACAGAGACACTGTCAACTTCCTAGAGGCACTCTGCCCCTCAGCTGAAGTTAAATCATGTTGCTACCAAGCACTGTCTTCTGCAGCGCTTTGTGAAAatcttttcctctcttcctcaGAAATAACAGCTCTGTCCTGAGCAAGTGATTAGCAAAAGGACAAAAATGCTCCAGTAGAGGGAGCGCCGTGAGTGCCATATGTTGTTTATTCTTAATGACAATAGCtcatttcttttccaggctgctctggTGTACACAGAGACTCACCTGTACAGATGTGCTACACCTAGTAAaagctttctgctttttataGAACACATACTTCATGCACCTGTGGTAGTCCTGTCCCTTCCTGGAAGCCCTGAATATTCTCTATAAGGATGAGTGGCTTATGGCTGtttcctgatgctgaaagcatGTATGATGTCTGCTGTTGAAAAGGGTTGGAGGTTAGGGCTTCAAAATAAACAGCATTTCTTTCCACTTTGATTACTTCTTAAAACTCTAATGTATCCATTTCATAGATTTACATTCATGACTGTCATTAAATGCCAGAAATTTCCTGATTAATTGCCACATTCAAGTATTCTCTAGGTTTGCATTACTCCTTGCCATTTAAAGTTATATGTTTTCCTATTTCTGAAACTT
Coding sequences within it:
- the FAM174A gene encoding membrane protein FAM174A — translated: MRSPALPQLLVGPLLVLLVLLEAARCAEAAAPRPRDAATASPRSTEAAGGASTRSSSNSSSSSSRLAEVSAPPEQGQPMTQRALSVLVLASAALIVYFVIRTVRLRRQNRKTRRYGVLDMNIENMELTPLEQDDDDDDTTLFDASHPRREVRAFH